In Gossypium hirsutum isolate 1008001.06 chromosome D01, Gossypium_hirsutum_v2.1, whole genome shotgun sequence, the genomic window ATTAAAATTCTCATCAGACACTTATTTGACACGGATTTGAACCAACCATCTCTTACCTCTAATAttgtattgaaaaaaatatttattatgaattttatttcAAGTTCTTATAAAAAAGTTTTTGTCGTAAATAAATATATAGGCTCAActcttttttgaaaaataaagtttgtatttgttatattattttgaaGTGAACATACTATAACTCAAATAATGTCATAAAATATGGAACTTTCTGAGTTAAATATTATatctagatatatatatatatagataattatCTATTGATATGTTTCTTTTCCCCTAGAAATGCCAAAAATAAATTTGGGTGCCCACCCAATAATTAAAATTGGGGGATATTTGaactttcaatatatatatacttacaccaaatatatatatatacacacttttACAAATTATTAATTGGATGATGATATTATTATAGGGGGAGCCTGTGGATATGATAACACTTTGCATGCTGGATTCGGAGCAAACACAGCAGCACTGAGTGGTGCACTTTTCAGAGATGGCGAGGCTTGTGGTGCTTGCTACCAACTCAGGTGCGATTATCGGGCCGACCCGAAGTGGTGCCTCCGTCGTGCTAGTGTCACCATAACGGCCACCAACTTTTGTCCTTCCAACAACAACGGAGGGTGGTGCAATCCCCCTCATCACCATTTCGACATGTCATTGCCTGCCTTCCTTCGCATCGCTCGCCACGGGGATGAAGGTATTGTTCCGGTCCTTTATCGGAGGTACGATTAACATTTTTGCATACCATTACCAATAATCTTAATTAATAAGATTGTgcttttaaaatttgttttttcatTATTTGATTTTCGAAGGGTGCCATGCAAGAGGAGAGGCGGAGTCCGGTTCACCTTGAAAGGGCAATCGAGTTTCAACATGGTGATGATCACGAACGTCGGTGGCAGCGGCAACGTGAAGGCGGCATGGATAAGGGGGTCGAGAACCAGTACATGGCTGCCTATGAATAGGAATTGGGGTGCAAATTGGCAAAGCAGCATTGATCTAAGAAACCAAAGACTGTCTTTTAAGCTCACTTTGGTGGATGGCAAAACATTGGAATTTCTCAATGTTGTCCCTTCGACGTGGAAGTTTGGCCAAACCTTTGCTTCAACACGACAGTTCTTTTAACTAATATTGCCATTAAGACAAATTAATGTCTTAGAAAaaccattatttttaaaattgatggttttataattaaaaaagggATAATGACATAATAAATACGTCATTAATTTTTCCCAGAGTTTTCATTTAACCCTTACTTGATGTTAGCAAAATTTAAACATGCAGTGTTTGGGAGAACGCAATATGCATATATTTGTAATTTGCTTGTAtaagaatttgaataaaaaatagaagAGGACTAGAAAATCCagtcctttttttcttcttctttatgaTATTCTAATCTTGCCAACTTGTATAAATTAACATCTCTTATTTATATTGTCGCCTAATATTCTAATTGATCTATATCTAAAGATTATCATGttgatatttaatttatatagcaTGTGTGCAGTAAATCCTCAAGTATCAAAATGTTGAAAATATCCCATGAACGTAGTTGTACATaagaaggaaggaaagatgaacaCACCATGATTTCTTCAATCTTTTGAGGTAATGGAGGAGATTAAGTGTTGatctaaatttaactcaaattctgAAATCTGACAACCTGAAAAATTCTGAAATCCTACTACTTGAAAAAGTAaacctattttatttttatgacctctatggtaaattttttttattcttcgtATTCATTTTACGGTTTATATTCAAGGTTTATGGTTGTTCCTCTCAATATTATCGCCTCCAATATTCGAACTCGTATCGTTCTATAGGGGTGCAGTACTGTATCATATCACTATATCAACATTTACTAATACACCAAAATATCTTTCATGTTCATTTccataaaaattaaacttttcGAAGTTCATGATTcttgaaataaatttttatcatagCTCATGGGTATAAATTTTGATCGTCTTCAAAAATGTATTTTATCAATGGTAACAATCATGTTCCAACCTTGCAAATTCTCAA contains:
- the LOC107917651 gene encoding expansin-A12, whose amino-acid sequence is MGPFIIPFVKVWLLFFIVGTIFGAVNGWFNAHATFYGADQSPFSLGGACGYDNTLHAGFGANTAALSGALFRDGEACGACYQLRCDYRADPKWCLRRASVTITATNFCPSNNNGGWCNPPHHHFDMSLPAFLRIARHGDEGIVPVLYRRVPCKRRGGVRFTLKGQSSFNMVMITNVGGSGNVKAAWIRGSRTSTWLPMNRNWGANWQSSIDLRNQRLSFKLTLVDGKTLEFLNVVPSTWKFGQTFASTRQFF